Genomic DNA from Thermobifida alba:
GCTGAGGCCGCGTTCGGTGCCTCCGGCGATGACCACGTCGGCCCGGCCGGACTCGATCATCTCCGCGGCGGTGCCGATCGCGTCGAGTCCCGAGGCGCACGCGGTGGAGACGGTGAGCAGGGGGCCGTGCAGGCGCCAGCGCAGGGCGATCTGCCCGGCCGCCATGTTGGGCCAGGCCTGGATGTTGAGTTTGCGGGGCACGGCCTGGGGGCCCTTGGTGTCCAGCAGCCGCTGGGCCTCCACCAGGGAGCCGGCCCCGGCCATCGTGGTGCCGATGACCACGCCGGTCCTCTCCGGTTCCAGGTCCGCGCCGTGGTCCTGCACCGCCTGTGCCGCCGCGGCCAGGGCGTACTGGGCGAAGAGGTCGGTTCCGGACCGGACCCGCTCGTCGATCCAGCGGGCCGGGTCGAAGGAGGCGACGGGCGAGATCCAGGCGTGGCGTCCCGAGGGCGGGTCCGCCCAGGGAGCGGGTTCGACGACCCAGCGCCCGGTGTCCAGGCCCTCGGTGAAGGAGTCGAACCCCGAACCCAGGGCGGAGATGACACCGACACCGGTGATGGCGACTTGCTCCATTGACGCGCTCCCCTCGTGCGTGACGTCGGTGGGCCTGTGCCGCGGCTGGAACCTAACAGAAGTTGACGTCAGATTCAACTTGTCTTAGCGTGGGAGCCCGGCCGGCGGGTCCCCGGTCCGCGCCGGCCGCCAGCCCTTCGGACATCGCAGACAGGTGGATGAACAGTGTCCGGCCCCCTAGTGCTCTCTTCCCGCAGCGGCCCCGTGCTGCTGCTCGAACTCAACCGCCCCCACCGGCTCAACGCCATGACCAGGCCCATGGTCCGGGAGCTCGTGGACCACCTCTCCGCGGCCGCCGCGGACCCCCAGGTGCGCTGCGTCGTCCTCACCGGAGCCGGACGGGGCTTCTGCGCGGGCGGCGACCTCGCCGACATCGCCGACGTCGACGCCCGCGTCGACGTCAACGCCGAGGTCGCCGAACTGCGCGAACTGCACCGCAGCAGCCAACTCATGCACGAGATGCCCAAACCGGTCATCGCGGCGGTCAACGGCCCCTGCGCGGGCGCCGGACTGGCCTGGGCCTGCGCGGCCGACCTCCGCATCGCCGCGCACAGCGCCGTGTTCCGCACCTCCTTCGTCAGCGCCGGACTGACCGGCGACTTCGGCGGAACCTGGACCCTGCCGCGCATCGTGGGCCCCGCCCGGGCCCGCGAGCTGTACCTGCTCAACCGGAAGGTGGGCGCGCGCGAGGCACTGGACATCGGCCTGGTCAACACCGTCGTCGCCGACGAGGAGCTGCGCAGCAGCGCCCTGCGGACGGCGCAGGAACTCGCTGCGCTGCCCCCGCTGGCGGTCGCCGGCATCAAACAGAACCTCAACCACGCGCTGACCAGCGATTTCAACTCCGCACTCGACCTGGAGGCACTGCGCCAGGTGACGACCTCGACCTCCGCCGACTGCGGCGAAGCGGCACGGGCGTTCCTGGAACGGCGCCCCCCGCAGTTCACCGGCCGCTGAGCCGAGCAGCCCGGGCCGCCGCACCGCACCCCGCGGCCGCCCCGAGCCCGCACCACCCCCACCCCGTCCCCGCGGCCCCTGGTACGGGGACCCCACACAGCAGGAGGAACACCGTGTCGACGAAGACGATCGGTTCCGCTCTCACCGCCGCGGCCGTGCTCTGCTCGGTGGCCGCGTGCTCCGCCGAGGCCCCCGCAGCAGGGGACTGCGTGGTCCGGATCGGCTCCATCTTCAGCCAGACCGGAGCGGCCTCGGTCTTCGGCGTGGACGGCGAACGCGCCATCGCGCTGGCGGTCGAGGACGTCAACGCCGAAGGATTCGAGGTCGACGGCCGGCAGTGCACCGTCGAGTACCGGGCCGAGGACCTCGCCAGCGACCCCACCAACGCCGCCGCCCTCGCCCAGGACCTCATCAACGGGTTCGGGGCGCACTACATCTTCGGCCCCGACATGGCCGCGGCCGTCCCCCCGGTGGCCACCGCGGTGCAGCGCTCCGGCACCACGATGCTGCTGTCGGTGTCGACCGGGATGGACGACTACACCGGGCAGGGCGAGCCGTTCTTCCGGCTGTCCCCGCCCGACGGGGCGATGGTCAGCGAAGGCTACATCCCCGCGGTGGCCGCGGAGCTGGACGGCGTCGAGAGCATTGCCGTGCTGATGAACGACGACGAGACGGGCCGCCAGCTCGCCCCGGTCTACGCCGAGGCCTTCGCCGAGGTCGGCATCGAGACGGTGCGGACCGAGTACTACGACCCCGGCTCGACGAACTTCTCCCCGATCGTGCGGCGCATCGACCGCGACTCCGTGGACGCCCTCTTCATCGGCTACAACAACGACGGCTCCGCCGCCGCGATCATGGACGCCGCCCTGGAGGCGGGACTCCCCGGCACCTTCATCACCCGCGGCATCTCCGCCCAGCCCGGCGTCGACCGCGCCGACCAGCTGGACGCCTACACCTGGCTCATCCTCGGCGCCGACCCGCTGTACCCGGCCGACGAGGCGCAGAGCGCGTTCGTGGAGCGGTTCACCGAGCACTTCGGCATCGAGGCCGAACGCATGACCTACTTCCCCTTCGTCCACTACGACTACGTGGGGATGCTGGTCCGGGCGATGCAGGAGGCCGGGACGACCACCGACGTGGAGAAGGTCTCCGAGGCGCTGCGCGGAGCGGCCTACGAGGGCGTCGTCCAGCTCTCCTTCGACGACGACGGCATCAACACCAGCCCCATGGCGGCGGGATTCCTGCGGGACGGGGCCAGCGAGGTCGTCCTGTTCGGCGGCAACTGACCCCCGGAAGAGAAAGGAGACCACACGGTGGACTACACCCTCGCCGACCTCGTCGCGATGAGCGCCCGCTCCCGCCCCGACCACATCGCCGCGGTGGAACTGGGCGACCCGGACCGCACCTTCACCTACCGCCAGCTCTGGCAGCGCGTCGGCGACCTGGCCGACGCGCTGCGGCACACCCCCGCCGGACCGCACGGCCCGATGGTCGCGACCCTGCTGCCCAACAGCCTCGACGCCCTGGCCAGCTACCTGGCCTGCCAGGTCGCCGGGGTCGGGGCGGTCCCGGTCAACACCCGGCTCGCCGACCAGGAGATCGCCCACATCCTCACCGACTCCGGGGCGGGAGCCGTCCTGGCCGCCGGGGAGTGCCTGGCCACCGCCCGGCGGGTGGCCGGCGGCACCGAGGTCATCGACGCCGCCGCCATCCAGCCCAGCGGACGGTTCCGCGACCTCACGGCCGACGCCTCCCGGGGCCGGCGGACCGCCGTGGTGTTCTACACCTCCGGCACCACCGGACTGCCCAAGGGAGCGGCCTTCCACAACGACTCCTGGGTGGTCAACACCATGCGCTGGGGCTGGCAGCTGGGGGTCCGCGCCGACGAGGTGATGCTCGTGCCCGGCCCGCTGTTCCACATGTCCTACTCCAGCTTCGCCCTGGCCACCTGGCTCATGGGCGGCCAGGTGCGGATCATGCCGAACTTCTCGGCGGAACGCGCCTGCGACGAGTTCGCCACCTCGGCCACCTTCGCCTTCCTGGTCCCCTCGATGACCCTCATGCTCCTGGAGGAGTGGAAGCGCCGCGGCAGGAAACCGCTGACCGCGATGCGGTCGATGATGACCTCGGGGGCGGCCGTCTCCCCCGACCTGCTCGCCGAGGCCTTCGAGATGTTCCCCAACGCCGAGATCCAGGAGGTCTACGGCTGGACCGAGGCGGGGTTCGCCACCCGGGAGGCCAAACGCCCCGACACCGTGGCCGACGGCACGGTCGGCCACGCCACGGTCGGCTCGGACGTGGCCGTGTTCGACGAGGCGGGCCGCCCCTGCGCCCCGGGGGAGCGCGGCGAGATCGCCGTCCGCACGCTCTGCTGCTCCGCGGGCTACCTGAACCCGGCCACCGCGGGAACGACGCGCCGCGGGGAGTGGGTCCTGTCCGGGGACATCGGCTACGTCACCGAGGACGGGCGGCTGCGCGTGGTCGACCGCAAGCACGGGATGATCATCAGCGGCGGCGAGAACGTCTACGCCGCCGAGGTGGAGCAGGTGGTGCTGCGCCACCCCGCCGTCCGCGAGTGCGTGGTCGTCGGACAACCGGACGAACGCTGGGGCGAGGCCGTCGTCGCCGTGGCGGTCCTGCACCCCGGCAAGACGCTGGACTCCGCGCAGCTGCGCGCCTTCTGCAAGCAGCACCTCGCCGACTACAAGTCCCCCCGGCGCCTGGTGGTCGTCGACGAACTGCCCCGCAACTCCATGGGCAAACTGCAGCGCTTCCTGGTCCGCGACATGGTGGTGGGCAGCCGTGAGTGACCTCCTCCTCACCCTGCTGGTGGGGGTGATGCAGGCCGGGCTCTACGCCCTGGTGGGGCTCGGCCTGACCCTGACCTTCGGGGTCACCCACATCCTGAACTTCGCCCACGGGGAGTTCGTGACCGTGGGAGCCTTCGCCCTCGTCACCCTCACCGCGGCGCTGTCGGCCCCCGTGGCCGTGCCGCTGGCGCTGCTGCTCACCGTGGTGGTGGCGGCGCTGGTGTACCTGGTCGGGTTCCGCTTCACGATCGGCAACCACCTGCAGGGGCTGGCCTTCTCCCTGGGCCTGATGCTGTTCGCCGAGAACCT
This window encodes:
- a CDS encoding enoyl-CoA hydratase/isomerase family protein encodes the protein MSGPLVLSSRSGPVLLLELNRPHRLNAMTRPMVRELVDHLSAAAADPQVRCVVLTGAGRGFCAGGDLADIADVDARVDVNAEVAELRELHRSSQLMHEMPKPVIAAVNGPCAGAGLAWACAADLRIAAHSAVFRTSFVSAGLTGDFGGTWTLPRIVGPARARELYLLNRKVGAREALDIGLVNTVVADEELRSSALRTAQELAALPPLAVAGIKQNLNHALTSDFNSALDLEALRQVTTSTSADCGEAARAFLERRPPQFTGR
- a CDS encoding ABC transporter substrate-binding protein — protein: MSTKTIGSALTAAAVLCSVAACSAEAPAAGDCVVRIGSIFSQTGAASVFGVDGERAIALAVEDVNAEGFEVDGRQCTVEYRAEDLASDPTNAAALAQDLINGFGAHYIFGPDMAAAVPPVATAVQRSGTTMLLSVSTGMDDYTGQGEPFFRLSPPDGAMVSEGYIPAVAAELDGVESIAVLMNDDETGRQLAPVYAEAFAEVGIETVRTEYYDPGSTNFSPIVRRIDRDSVDALFIGYNNDGSAAAIMDAALEAGLPGTFITRGISAQPGVDRADQLDAYTWLILGADPLYPADEAQSAFVERFTEHFGIEAERMTYFPFVHYDYVGMLVRAMQEAGTTTDVEKVSEALRGAAYEGVVQLSFDDDGINTSPMAAGFLRDGASEVVLFGGN
- a CDS encoding class I adenylate-forming enzyme family protein, with amino-acid sequence MDYTLADLVAMSARSRPDHIAAVELGDPDRTFTYRQLWQRVGDLADALRHTPAGPHGPMVATLLPNSLDALASYLACQVAGVGAVPVNTRLADQEIAHILTDSGAGAVLAAGECLATARRVAGGTEVIDAAAIQPSGRFRDLTADASRGRRTAVVFYTSGTTGLPKGAAFHNDSWVVNTMRWGWQLGVRADEVMLVPGPLFHMSYSSFALATWLMGGQVRIMPNFSAERACDEFATSATFAFLVPSMTLMLLEEWKRRGRKPLTAMRSMMTSGAAVSPDLLAEAFEMFPNAEIQEVYGWTEAGFATREAKRPDTVADGTVGHATVGSDVAVFDEAGRPCAPGERGEIAVRTLCCSAGYLNPATAGTTRRGEWVLSGDIGYVTEDGRLRVVDRKHGMIISGGENVYAAEVEQVVLRHPAVRECVVVGQPDERWGEAVVAVAVLHPGKTLDSAQLRAFCKQHLADYKSPRRLVVVDELPRNSMGKLQRFLVRDMVVGSRE